The Desulfovibrio sp. G11 region CCACGCCGGGCCGCCCCTGCTTGAAGAGCTGGCCGCTCTGGGCTACAGTATCTTTCTGGATCTCAAATTCTACGACATACCGCACACGGTGGCCCAGGCAGTCAAGGCGGCTTCGGGCGTAGGCGTAAACATGCTTACCCTGCACTGTCAGGGCGGCGAACGCATGTGCCGTGCCGCGCGCGAGGCTGTCTGCAGCTTGCCCGGCAAAGGCCCGCTACTTTTCGGCGTTACCGTGCTGACAAGCTTTGCCCGGGGCGAAATGCCCGGTATCAGCGCCGACCTGCCGGACTTTGCCCGCACCCTCGCCACAAATGCACAGAGATGGGGGCTGGACGGCGTGGTCTGTTCCGGTCATGAGGCTGCGGATATCAAGGCTGCCTGCCCCTCCCTCATGTGCCTTTGCCCCGGCATCCGCCCCGCGGGTTCGGTGGCGGATGATCAGCGCCGTGTCATGACTCCTGCGCAGGCTGTAGCCGCAGGGGCAGACTATCTTGTAGTGGGCAGACCCATTATCGCCGCTCCTGATCCGCTTATGGCGGCAAAGCAGATTCTGGCGGAGATGGCTTCCGCCACATAACGAACGAGGATTTTCATGTCCGGCCAAAAGACCACGGAAAACACGCGCCCTGCGGCGCACGCGCAAACCGCTACGGCCCCCAAGGCCGAAGTGCGCGGTGTGTTTTCGACCCAGGAGGTCCGCCGGGTAGGTACAGGCACCACCACCCGAAAAACTGTGCAAAAAAACTTCTGGTTTATTGAGCAGCACGGCAATGTCATCGAATGCCAGCCCCTCAATACCAACTATGTGCCCAGCGGCCCCAAGCGTAAAATTACCATGGACGAACTTATCGCCAA contains the following coding sequences:
- the pyrF gene encoding orotidine-5'-phosphate decarboxylase, with translation MKSANIAPQLMVALDVPSREETLALARTLAGTAPWCKVGMEMFTHAGPPLLEELAALGYSIFLDLKFYDIPHTVAQAVKAASGVGVNMLTLHCQGGERMCRAAREAVCSLPGKGPLLFGVTVLTSFARGEMPGISADLPDFARTLATNAQRWGLDGVVCSGHEAADIKAACPSLMCLCPGIRPAGSVADDQRRVMTPAQAVAAGADYLVVGRPIIAAPDPLMAAKQILAEMASAT